One genomic region from Streptomyces venezuelae encodes:
- a CDS encoding fumarate reductase/succinate dehydrogenase flavoprotein subunit, protein MNPTDFSGYTTGAPLTDTAAPEGPIAERWDTRRFQAKLVNPANRRKHRIIVVGTGLAGGSAGATLAEQGYQVVQFCFQDSPRRAHSIAAQGGINAAKNYRNDGDSVHRLFYDTVKGGDFRARESNVHRLAQISVEIIDQCVAQGVPFAREYGGLLDTRSFGGVQVSRTFYARGQTGQQLLLGAYQALSRQIAAGNVEMHARTEMLDLIVVDGRARGIVARDLITGEISTHYADAVVLASGGYGNVFYLSTNAMNSNATAVWRAHRRGAYFANPCFTQIHPTCIPRTGDHQSKLTLMSESLRNDGRIWVPKAKGDTRPAADIPEDERDYYLERIYPSFGNLVPRDIASRAAKNVCDEGRGVGPGGQGVYLDFADAIRRMGRGAVEEKYGNLFDMYERITAENPYEVPMRIYPAVHYTMGGLWVDYDLQTTVPGLFAIGEANFSDHGANRLGASALMQGLADGYFVLPATINDYLARHPHAEPVTDDHPTVRDVLAETEDRLNLLLAVDGDRTPDSFHRELGELMWEFCGMARTETGLRKALARIPQIREEFWRRVKVPGTGLEFNQSLEKANRIVDYLELAELMCLDALHRAESCGGHFREESQTPDGEAARHDEEFAYAAAWEFGGTGTAPVLHKEDLTFEYVHPTQRSYA, encoded by the coding sequence ATGAACCCCACCGACTTCTCGGGCTACACCACCGGTGCCCCGCTCACCGACACCGCCGCCCCCGAGGGCCCGATCGCCGAGCGCTGGGACACCCGCCGCTTCCAGGCCAAGCTGGTCAACCCCGCCAACCGCCGCAAGCACCGGATCATCGTCGTCGGCACCGGCCTCGCGGGCGGCTCCGCCGGTGCCACCCTCGCCGAACAGGGCTACCAGGTCGTCCAGTTCTGTTTCCAGGACTCCCCGCGCCGGGCCCACTCCATCGCCGCCCAGGGTGGCATCAACGCCGCCAAGAACTACCGCAACGACGGCGACTCCGTCCACCGGCTCTTCTACGACACGGTCAAGGGCGGCGACTTCCGCGCCCGCGAGTCCAACGTCCACCGCCTCGCCCAGATCTCCGTCGAGATCATCGACCAGTGCGTCGCCCAGGGCGTCCCCTTCGCCCGCGAGTACGGCGGACTCCTCGACACCCGCTCCTTCGGCGGCGTCCAGGTCTCCCGTACCTTCTACGCCCGCGGCCAGACCGGCCAGCAGCTCCTCCTCGGCGCCTACCAGGCGCTGTCCCGGCAGATCGCCGCCGGGAACGTCGAGATGCACGCCCGCACGGAGATGCTCGACCTGATCGTCGTCGACGGGCGGGCCCGCGGCATCGTCGCCCGCGACCTGATCACGGGCGAGATCTCCACCCACTACGCGGACGCCGTCGTCCTCGCGAGCGGCGGCTACGGCAACGTCTTCTACCTGTCGACGAACGCCATGAACTCGAACGCCACCGCCGTCTGGCGTGCCCACCGGCGCGGCGCGTACTTCGCCAACCCCTGCTTCACCCAGATCCACCCCACCTGCATCCCGCGCACCGGCGACCACCAGTCCAAGCTGACCCTGATGAGCGAGTCGCTGCGCAACGACGGCCGCATCTGGGTCCCGAAGGCCAAGGGCGACACCCGTCCCGCCGCCGACATCCCCGAGGACGAGCGCGACTACTACCTGGAGCGGATCTACCCCTCCTTCGGCAACCTCGTCCCCCGTGACATCGCCTCCCGCGCCGCGAAGAACGTCTGCGACGAGGGCCGCGGCGTCGGCCCCGGCGGCCAGGGCGTCTACCTCGACTTCGCCGACGCCATCCGCCGCATGGGCAGGGGAGCGGTCGAGGAGAAGTACGGCAACCTCTTCGACATGTACGAGCGGATCACCGCCGAGAACCCGTACGAGGTCCCCATGCGGATCTACCCCGCCGTGCACTACACGATGGGCGGGCTCTGGGTCGACTACGACCTGCAGACGACCGTCCCCGGCCTCTTCGCGATCGGCGAGGCCAACTTCTCCGACCACGGGGCCAACCGGCTCGGCGCCTCCGCCCTCATGCAGGGCCTCGCCGACGGCTACTTCGTCCTCCCCGCCACCATCAACGACTACCTCGCCCGCCACCCCCACGCCGAACCCGTCACCGACGACCATCCGACGGTACGGGACGTCCTCGCCGAGACCGAGGACCGGCTGAACCTCCTCCTCGCCGTCGACGGCGACCGCACCCCCGACTCCTTCCACCGTGAACTCGGCGAACTCATGTGGGAGTTCTGCGGCATGGCCCGCACCGAGACGGGGCTGCGCAAGGCGCTCGCCCGCATCCCCCAGATCAGGGAGGAGTTCTGGCGCCGCGTCAAGGTTCCGGGCACGGGCCTGGAGTTCAACCAGTCGCTGGAGAAGGCCAACCGCATCGTCGACTACCTGGAACTCGCCGAGCTCATGTGCCTCGACGCGCTCCACCGGGCGGAGTCCTGCGGCGGCCACTTCCGCGAGGAGTCCCAGACGCCCGACGGCGAGGCGGCCCGCCACGACGAGGAGTTCGCGTACGCGGCGGCCTGGGAGTTCGGCGGCACCGGCACGGCCCCCGTCCTCCACAAGGAGGACCTCACCTTCGAGTACGTCCACCCCACCCAGCGGAGCTACGCATGA
- a CDS encoding succinate dehydrogenase/fumarate reductase iron-sulfur subunit has translation MRLTLRVWRQRDADTPGAMSTYDVDGISADMSFLEMLDTLNEALILRGEDPVAFDHDCREGICGACSLVINGDAHGPERTTTCQLHMRSFRDGDTIDIEPWRAAAFPVVKDLVVDRSAFDRVIQSGGYISAPTGSAPDAHATPVPKADADSAFEHAECIGCGACVAACPNGSAMLFTSAKINHLNVLPQGSPERETRVLDMVAQMDSEGFGGCTLTGECATACPKGIPLPSITAMNREWLRARRKVARG, from the coding sequence ATGAGGCTCACCCTGCGCGTCTGGCGCCAGCGCGACGCCGACACCCCAGGCGCCATGTCCACCTACGACGTCGACGGCATCTCCGCCGACATGTCGTTCCTGGAGATGCTCGACACCCTCAACGAAGCGCTCATCCTGCGCGGCGAGGACCCCGTCGCCTTCGACCACGACTGCCGCGAGGGCATCTGCGGAGCGTGCAGCCTCGTCATCAACGGCGACGCGCACGGCCCCGAGCGCACCACCACCTGCCAGCTCCACATGCGCTCCTTCCGCGACGGCGACACGATCGACATCGAGCCCTGGCGTGCGGCGGCCTTCCCCGTCGTGAAGGACCTCGTGGTCGACCGCTCCGCCTTCGACCGCGTCATCCAGTCCGGCGGCTACATCAGTGCCCCGACGGGCTCGGCACCCGATGCCCACGCGACCCCCGTCCCGAAGGCCGACGCGGACTCGGCCTTCGAGCACGCGGAGTGCATCGGCTGCGGGGCCTGTGTGGCCGCCTGCCCCAACGGCTCGGCGATGCTCTTCACCTCGGCGAAGATCAACCACCTGAACGTCCTCCCACAGGGCTCGCCCGAGCGCGAGACCCGCGTCCTCGACATGGTCGCCCAGATGGACTCCGAGGGATTCGGCGGCTGCACGCTGACGGGGGAGTGTGCGACGGCCTGCCCGAAGGGGATCCCGCTGCCGTCGATCACGGCGATGAACAGGGAGTGGTTGCGGGCGCGGCGCAAGGTCGCCCGAGGCTGA
- a CDS encoding succinate dehydrogenase, with the protein MALAPTRDRTTGRPPSPTPSRGFLSSTLGKKTVMAVSGLLMLGYLVAHVAGNLKVFFGPEEFNAYGHWLRVMGAPVLHHEWALWLVRIVLLAAVGAHAVSAYQLSRRDVKARPLAYVHRRRRASYATRTMRWGGIILALFIVWHILDLTTGTVHPGGFEEGKPYQNVVDTFSTWYGNVVYIVAMLAVGLHVRHGFWSAAQTLGVGNARRERLLRALANTLALVLTAGFVSVPVAVMTGVVS; encoded by the coding sequence ATGGCTCTGGCACCCACGAGGGACCGGACGACGGGCCGCCCGCCGTCCCCCACACCGTCACGCGGATTCCTGTCATCGACCCTCGGCAAGAAGACGGTCATGGCCGTCAGCGGGCTGCTCATGCTCGGCTATCTCGTCGCCCATGTCGCCGGAAACCTGAAGGTCTTCTTCGGCCCCGAGGAGTTCAACGCCTACGGCCACTGGCTGCGGGTGATGGGCGCCCCCGTCCTGCACCACGAGTGGGCACTCTGGCTCGTCCGGATCGTGCTCCTCGCCGCCGTCGGCGCCCACGCCGTCTCCGCGTACCAGCTCAGCCGGCGCGACGTGAAGGCCCGCCCCCTCGCGTACGTCCACCGCCGCAGGCGCGCCTCGTACGCGACCCGCACCATGCGCTGGGGCGGCATCATCCTCGCCCTCTTCATCGTCTGGCACATCCTCGACCTGACCACCGGCACCGTCCACCCCGGCGGCTTCGAGGAGGGCAAGCCCTACCAGAACGTGGTCGACACCTTCTCCACCTGGTACGGCAACGTCGTCTACATCGTCGCCATGCTCGCCGTCGGCCTCCACGTCCGCCACGGCTTCTGGAGCGCCGCCCAGACCCTGGGCGTCGGCAACGCCCGCCGCGAGCGACTCCTCAGGGCCCTCGCCAACACCCTCGCGCTCGTCCTGACCGCGGGATTCGTCTCCGTCCCCGTCGCCGTCATGACCGGAGTGGTGAGCTGA
- a CDS encoding serine/threonine-protein kinase: MEAGGMLAGRYRLVAPVARGAQGTVWRAHDTHGGTDVAVKVSGSADLESLLRLVCEQSVRLGHAHVLAPLDWFVREGEAWLVLPLVRGGTLAGLLADYGELPPEAALLMGHQLLDALVAVHAAELVHRDVKPSNLLLEARGTGRPHLYLSDFGVARVLPHLRLTASSFAAGTPYYLAPEVRDGAGSGPAQDVYAAGLVLRELGAPASLVAAMTAEDPGDRPTAREARDRLARCRAALGPERWPVLWEGEPFLVPDQFTDGPADTPAPPSAPRRRHGRVALGAAVLGAVVLTAAATAALTSDTGPGAAPATSSPAPVRTVPPLAESGPPDPSGPAVFAACTADEAFAVAFSPEGYLLICDHVPGTTRYEWTPQLSAED; encoded by the coding sequence ATGGAAGCAGGGGGGATGCTCGCCGGGCGGTACCGCCTCGTGGCACCGGTGGCGCGCGGGGCCCAGGGCACGGTCTGGCGGGCCCACGACACCCACGGCGGCACGGACGTGGCCGTCAAGGTGTCCGGGAGTGCGGACCTGGAGTCGCTGCTGCGGCTGGTCTGCGAGCAGTCGGTGCGCCTCGGTCACGCCCATGTCCTGGCCCCCCTCGACTGGTTCGTCCGCGAGGGCGAGGCCTGGCTGGTGCTGCCGCTCGTGCGCGGCGGCACCCTCGCCGGACTCCTCGCCGACTACGGCGAACTGCCGCCGGAGGCCGCCCTGCTGATGGGCCACCAGCTCTTGGACGCGCTGGTCGCCGTGCATGCGGCGGAGCTGGTGCACCGCGACGTGAAGCCGTCCAACCTGCTCCTCGAGGCCAGGGGAACGGGCCGTCCGCACCTGTACCTGAGCGACTTCGGCGTGGCCCGGGTGCTGCCCCATCTGCGGCTCACCGCATCCTCGTTCGCCGCGGGAACCCCGTACTACCTGGCCCCCGAGGTCCGGGACGGGGCGGGGAGCGGACCCGCGCAGGACGTCTACGCGGCGGGGCTCGTGCTCCGGGAACTCGGGGCGCCGGCCTCGCTCGTGGCCGCCATGACCGCCGAGGATCCCGGAGACCGGCCCACTGCCCGCGAGGCCCGGGACCGACTGGCACGCTGCCGGGCGGCCCTGGGACCCGAGCGATGGCCGGTCCTGTGGGAGGGCGAACCCTTCCTCGTGCCTGACCAGTTCACGGACGGCCCGGCGGACACGCCGGCACCGCCGTCGGCGCCTCGCCGCCGCCACGGGCGGGTGGCCCTCGGGGCGGCCGTCCTGGGCGCCGTCGTCCTCACAGCCGCCGCGACGGCCGCGCTCACCTCGGACACCGGGCCCGGGGCCGCTCCGGCCACGTCCTCCCCGGCCCCGGTCCGTACCGTTCCGCCCCTGGCCGAGTCGGGGCCGCCGGACCCCTCCGGCCCCGCCGTCTTCGCCGCCTGCACGGCGGACGAGGCGTTCGCCGTCGCGTTCAGCCCCGAGGGGTACCTCCTGATCTGCGACCACGTCCCCGGCACCACTCGGTACGAGTGGACTCCTCAGCTCTCCGCGGAGGACTGA
- the melC1 gene encoding apotyrosinase chaperone MelC1 — MSNITRRRALGVAAGAAGAAAGLALAGSAVADSPRAAAPAAGPVPASSFDEVYLGRRIKGGASHGGGHHGGHHGGGYSVTIDGEELHVMRNADGTWISVINHYEPVATPKALARAAVRELQGAPLVPLTLA, encoded by the coding sequence ATGTCCAACATCACCCGTCGCCGGGCTCTCGGCGTCGCGGCAGGCGCCGCCGGCGCCGCCGCGGGCCTCGCCCTGGCCGGCTCCGCCGTCGCCGACTCTCCCCGGGCCGCCGCTCCCGCGGCCGGCCCGGTCCCGGCCTCCTCCTTCGACGAGGTCTACCTGGGCCGCCGCATCAAAGGCGGCGCCTCGCACGGCGGCGGTCACCACGGGGGACACCACGGCGGCGGCTACTCCGTGACGATCGACGGCGAGGAACTGCACGTCATGCGGAACGCCGACGGCACCTGGATCAGCGTGATCAACCACTACGAGCCGGTCGCCACGCCCAAGGCGCTGGCCCGCGCGGCCGTCCGGGAACTCCAGGGTGCCCCGCTCGTACCCCTCACCCTCGCCTGA
- a CDS encoding helix-turn-helix domain-containing protein: MDATAIARNQELQRQWYGAPLGELCRDLCDRFGMTQSGLAETLGISPAMLSLVMRGQRARIANPDAAARLTAVLRLAQDVRAGTVPAGDASRVLAGIRTSRTPGQDSMGASVTRHPAGEGHSTEPVPDSGPGPGPGPGSDPASDADLRFALRLRDLLTSRASAVDILGAAAVLDAGHPGLAEILRVCGAGRTDEAVELVRALGPRR, translated from the coding sequence ATGGACGCGACCGCCATCGCCCGCAATCAAGAGCTTCAGCGCCAGTGGTACGGGGCCCCGCTCGGCGAACTGTGCCGGGACCTCTGCGACCGCTTCGGCATGACCCAGTCCGGACTCGCGGAGACGCTGGGGATCTCGCCCGCCATGCTCAGCCTCGTCATGCGGGGCCAGCGGGCCCGGATCGCCAACCCCGACGCGGCGGCCCGTCTCACGGCCGTCCTCCGCCTCGCCCAGGACGTCCGCGCCGGCACCGTGCCGGCCGGGGACGCCTCCCGGGTCCTCGCCGGGATCCGTACGAGCAGGACCCCCGGACAGGACTCGATGGGTGCCTCCGTGACCCGGCACCCCGCGGGCGAGGGCCACTCGACCGAGCCCGTGCCAGACTCCGGACCCGGACCCGGACCCGGACCGGGGTCCGACCCCGCCTCCGACGCCGATCTGCGCTTCGCCCTGCGCCTGCGCGACCTGCTCACCAGCCGTGCGAGCGCCGTCGACATCCTCGGCGCGGCGGCGGTCCTCGACGCCGGCCACCCCGGCCTCGCCGAGATCCTTCGCGTCTGCGGCGCGGGCCGCACGGACGAGGCCGTCGAGCTGGTCCGCGCCCTCGGCCCCCGGCGGTAG
- a CDS encoding LysR family transcriptional regulator has translation MQFQQLLYFVAVAETRHFTRAAERVHVSQPSLSQQIKALEQELGAELFSRARGNITLTDAGEALLPLARRILADTETARLEVQELAQLKRGRVRLGATPSLCTGLLPDVLRSFHDLHPGIELLIEEGGSHDLVRELARGALDLALVVLPLPSPSPALTTVELLREDLVAVTSASAPAPTRPVRIKDLRDQPLVMFRHGYDLRELTVAACRAEGFEPTFTVEGGELDAVLGFVRAGLGLAVVPAMVAARAGRDLRVTALARPGLRRTIALAHRSDVAPPRAARELQRVLLASRRGM, from the coding sequence ATGCAGTTCCAGCAGCTCCTCTATTTCGTCGCCGTCGCCGAGACCCGTCACTTCACGCGGGCGGCCGAGCGCGTCCACGTCTCGCAGCCCTCGCTCTCCCAGCAGATCAAGGCCCTGGAACAGGAGTTGGGCGCGGAGCTCTTCAGCCGGGCCAGGGGGAACATCACGCTCACCGACGCGGGCGAGGCGCTGCTGCCGCTCGCCCGCCGGATCCTCGCCGACACGGAGACGGCACGCCTTGAGGTGCAGGAGCTGGCGCAGCTCAAGCGGGGCCGGGTGCGGCTCGGCGCGACCCCGAGCCTGTGCACGGGGCTCCTTCCCGACGTGCTGCGCTCCTTCCACGACCTGCACCCGGGGATCGAGCTCCTCATCGAGGAGGGCGGCTCGCACGATCTCGTACGGGAGCTGGCGCGCGGGGCGCTCGACCTGGCGCTCGTGGTGCTGCCGCTGCCGTCCCCGTCCCCGGCTCTCACGACGGTCGAGCTGCTGCGGGAGGACCTGGTGGCGGTCACCTCGGCCTCGGCGCCCGCGCCGACCCGGCCGGTGCGGATCAAGGACCTGCGGGACCAGCCGCTCGTGATGTTCCGGCACGGCTACGACCTGCGGGAGCTGACCGTGGCGGCCTGCCGGGCGGAAGGCTTCGAGCCGACGTTCACGGTCGAGGGCGGGGAGCTGGACGCGGTCCTCGGGTTCGTACGGGCCGGGCTCGGGCTCGCGGTCGTCCCCGCGATGGTGGCGGCCCGGGCGGGCCGGGACCTCCGCGTGACCGCCCTCGCCCGCCCGGGCCTGCGGCGCACGATCGCCCTCGCCCACCGCAGCGACGTGGCGCCCCCGAGGGCGGCCCGGGAGCTCCAGCGGGTCCTGCTCGCCTCCCGCCGGGGCATGTGA
- a CDS encoding ATP-binding cassette domain-containing protein: MHDSPHDPYVRVRGAREHNLAGVDVDIPRDALVAFTGVSGSGKSSLAFGTIYAEAQRRYFESVAPYARRLIHQVGAPAVGEISGLPPAVSLEQSRSSPNARSSVGTVTTLSNSLRMLFSRAGRYPEGAERLDSDAFSPNTAAGACPSCHGIGLIHETSEELLVPDRDLTIRQGAIAAWPGAWQGKNLRDVLDTLGYDVDRPWRELAAKDREWILFTEEQPVVTVHPVREADRIQRPYQGTYMSARRYVLRTFADSKSATLRAKAERFLTSAPCPVCGGSRLRPEALAVTFAGRTIAELAALPLTVLAGLLAETPVDGAETARVLTEDLVARIATVTELGLGYLSLDRATPTLSNGELQRLRLATQLRSGLFGVVYVLDEPSAGLHPADTEALLVVLDRLKAAGNSVFVVEHHLDVVRHADWLVDVGPRAGVHGGRVLHSGPPEKLASVEASATRRFLFEREAAPARTVRVPVDWLRTGPVTRHNLRAVDAAFPLGVLTAVTGVSGSGKSTLVGALTEELPGVGRLVTVDQRPIGRTPRSNLATYTGLFDVVRKLFTETAEARARGYKAGRFSFNVAGGRCETCQGEGFVSVELLFLPSTYAPCPDCHGARYNPETLQVRWRGLTIAEVLDLTVESAAEFFDDTPAAARSLRTLLDVGLGYLRLGQPATELSGGEAQRIKLASELQRPRRSATLYVLDEPTTGLHPADVEVLMRQLHGLVDAGHSVIVVEHDMDVVATADWVLDLGPGGGDEGGRVVVAGPPDRVARAAGSRTAPYLARSLGITGEPWDPPADQAAVSNV; the protein is encoded by the coding sequence ATGCACGACAGCCCCCACGACCCGTACGTCCGTGTCCGCGGCGCCCGCGAGCACAACCTCGCCGGGGTCGACGTCGACATCCCACGCGACGCGCTCGTCGCCTTCACCGGCGTCTCCGGTTCGGGCAAGTCCTCGCTCGCCTTCGGGACGATCTACGCGGAGGCTCAGCGGCGCTACTTCGAATCGGTCGCGCCGTACGCACGGCGCCTGATCCATCAGGTGGGGGCGCCCGCGGTCGGCGAGATCAGCGGGCTGCCCCCGGCGGTCTCCCTGGAGCAGAGCCGGTCCTCGCCGAACGCCCGCTCCTCCGTCGGTACGGTGACGACGCTCTCCAACTCCCTGCGGATGCTGTTCTCGCGGGCCGGCCGGTACCCGGAGGGTGCGGAGCGGCTCGACTCCGACGCCTTCTCCCCCAACACGGCGGCGGGCGCCTGCCCTTCGTGTCACGGCATCGGCCTCATCCACGAGACGAGCGAGGAACTCCTCGTCCCCGACCGTGACCTGACCATCCGGCAGGGTGCCATCGCCGCCTGGCCGGGGGCCTGGCAGGGGAAGAACCTGCGGGACGTCCTGGACACCCTCGGGTACGACGTCGACCGGCCGTGGCGCGAGCTGGCCGCGAAGGACCGGGAGTGGATCCTCTTCACCGAGGAGCAGCCGGTCGTCACGGTGCACCCGGTGCGGGAGGCGGATCGCATCCAACGCCCCTACCAGGGAACGTACATGAGTGCCCGGCGGTACGTGCTGCGCACCTTCGCCGACTCGAAGAGCGCGACGCTGCGGGCGAAGGCGGAACGGTTCCTGACGAGTGCGCCGTGTCCGGTGTGCGGCGGCAGCCGGCTGCGTCCGGAGGCGCTCGCGGTGACCTTCGCGGGGCGGACGATCGCCGAGCTGGCCGCGCTTCCCCTGACGGTCCTGGCCGGGCTTCTCGCGGAGACGCCGGTGGACGGCGCGGAGACCGCGCGCGTCCTCACCGAGGATCTCGTCGCCCGGATCGCGACGGTCACCGAACTCGGTCTGGGCTACCTCAGCCTGGACCGCGCCACCCCCACCCTCTCCAACGGCGAGCTCCAGCGGCTGCGGCTCGCGACGCAGTTGCGTTCGGGGCTCTTCGGCGTCGTGTACGTGCTCGACGAGCCGTCGGCCGGTCTGCACCCGGCCGACACCGAGGCGCTCCTCGTGGTCCTCGACCGGCTGAAGGCGGCCGGGAACTCGGTCTTCGTCGTGGAACACCATCTCGACGTCGTCCGGCACGCCGACTGGCTCGTCGACGTCGGGCCGCGCGCGGGCGTCCACGGCGGGCGCGTCCTGCACAGCGGTCCGCCGGAGAAGCTCGCGTCCGTCGAGGCGTCCGCGACCCGGCGTTTCCTCTTCGAGCGGGAAGCGGCGCCCGCGCGGACGGTACGGGTCCCGGTGGACTGGCTGCGTACGGGGCCGGTGACCCGGCACAACCTGCGGGCGGTCGACGCGGCCTTCCCGCTCGGCGTCCTCACCGCCGTGACGGGAGTGTCGGGTTCGGGCAAGTCGACGCTCGTCGGCGCCCTGACCGAGGAACTCCCGGGAGTGGGGCGTCTGGTGACGGTGGACCAGCGTCCGATCGGGCGGACCCCGCGGTCCAACCTCGCCACGTACACGGGTCTTTTCGACGTCGTACGGAAGCTCTTCACCGAGACGGCGGAGGCTCGGGCGCGCGGCTACAAGGCGGGCCGCTTCTCCTTCAACGTCGCCGGTGGCCGCTGCGAGACCTGCCAGGGCGAGGGCTTCGTCTCGGTGGAGCTCCTCTTCCTGCCGAGCACGTACGCGCCCTGCCCCGACTGCCACGGCGCCCGGTACAACCCGGAGACGCTTCAGGTGCGGTGGCGCGGGCTCACCATCGCCGAGGTCCTGGACCTCACCGTCGAGTCGGCCGCGGAGTTCTTCGACGACACCCCGGCCGCCGCCCGGAGCCTGCGGACCCTGCTGGACGTGGGCCTCGGCTATCTGCGGCTCGGGCAGCCGGCGACGGAGCTGTCCGGCGGCGAGGCGCAGCGCATCAAGCTCGCCTCGGAGCTCCAGCGCCCGCGCCGCTCCGCCACGCTGTACGTGCTCGACGAGCCGACGACGGGGCTGCACCCGGCGGACGTCGAGGTCCTGATGCGCCAGCTGCACGGCCTCGTGGACGCGGGCCACTCCGTGATCGTGGTCGAGCACGACATGGATGTGGTCGCCACCGCCGACTGGGTCCTCGACCTGGGCCCGGGCGGCGGCGACGAGGGCGGCCGGGTGGTGGTGGCGGGGCCGCCGGACCGGGTGGCGCGGGCGGCCGGCAGCCGCACCGCGCCGTATCTGGCCCGGTCCCTGGGGATCACCGGCGAGCCCTGGGACCCGCCGGCGGATCAGGCCGCCGTGTCGAACGTGTAG
- the melC2 gene encoding tyrosinase MelC2 gives MTVRKNQATLTADEKRRFVNALLELKRSGRYDTFVTTHNAFIMSDTDNGDRVGHRSPSFLPWHRRFLIEFEQALQSVDPTVNLPYWDWTADRTSRSSLWAPDFLGGTGRARDGQVTDGPFARSGNRWTISVRVDARDFLRRDLGAGGRQLPTRAEVDSVLAMETYDTAPWNSSSDGFRNHLEGWRGVNLHNRVHVWVGGQMGTGVSPNDPVFWLHHAFIDKLWADWQARHPKSTYLPAAGTANVVDLRDTMRPWNDVTPADMLDHTPHYTFDTAA, from the coding sequence ATGACCGTACGCAAGAACCAGGCCACCCTCACCGCCGACGAGAAGCGACGTTTCGTCAACGCCCTCCTGGAGCTCAAGCGCTCCGGGAGGTACGACACCTTCGTCACCACGCACAACGCCTTCATCATGAGCGACACCGACAACGGCGACCGCGTCGGCCACCGCTCGCCGTCGTTCCTGCCTTGGCACCGGCGCTTCCTCATAGAGTTCGAGCAGGCCCTGCAGTCCGTCGACCCGACCGTCAACCTCCCCTACTGGGACTGGACGGCCGACCGCACCTCCCGCTCCTCGCTCTGGGCGCCCGACTTCCTCGGCGGCACCGGGCGCGCCCGCGACGGGCAGGTGACGGACGGCCCGTTCGCCCGCAGCGGCAACCGCTGGACGATCAGCGTCCGTGTCGACGCGCGCGACTTCCTCCGGCGCGACCTCGGCGCGGGCGGCCGCCAGCTCCCCACCCGCGCCGAGGTGGACTCCGTCCTCGCCATGGAGACCTACGACACCGCCCCCTGGAACAGCTCATCGGACGGCTTCCGCAACCACCTGGAGGGCTGGCGCGGAGTCAACCTCCACAACCGCGTCCACGTCTGGGTCGGCGGACAGATGGGCACCGGAGTCTCCCCCAACGACCCGGTGTTCTGGCTGCACCACGCCTTCATCGACAAGCTGTGGGCCGACTGGCAGGCGCGCCATCCCAAGTCGACGTACCTGCCGGCCGCGGGCACCGCGAACGTCGTCGACCTCCGCGACACCATGCGCCCGTGGAACGACGTGACCCCCGCGGACATGCTGGACCACACCCCGCACTACACGTTCGACACGGCGGCCTGA